One Streptosporangium becharense genomic window, CTCTCCTCCAGCGCGTTCCGGCGGTTGTGCAAGGCCGAGTTCCTCAACTACCTGCGCGTCCGCGAATGGCAGGACGTCTACAGCCAGCTCCGGCAGATGTCGAAGTCGCTGGGCGTCACGCTCAACAGCGTCCCCGGCGACGAGCAGAAGATCCACGCCTCGCTGCTGTCGGGCCTGCTGTCCCACATCGGGGTCAAGGACATCGACCGCAAGACGACGAACGACGGCCCCCGCCGTCCCGTCACCGAGTACATCGGTGCCCGCAACGCCCGCTTCGCGATCTTCCCCGGGTCGGCGCTCGCCAAGAAGCAGCCGCTCTGGGTGATGTCCGCCGAGCTGGTGGAGACCTCCCGGCTCTGGGCCCGGGTCAACGCCAAGATCGAGCCCGAATGGGTCGAGCCGCTCGCCCAGCACCTCGTCAAACGCACCTACTCCGAACCCCACTGGGAACGCAAGCAGGGTGCGGTGATGGGCTATGAGAAGGTCACCCTGTACGGGGTGCCGATCGTGGTCCAGCGCAAGGTCAACTACGGCCGCATCGACCCGGAGCTGAGCCGGGAGCTGTTCATCCGGCACGCCCTGGTCGAGGGCGACTGGGAGACCCACCACGCGTTCTTCAAGGAGAACCGCAGGCTGCTCGAAGAGGTCGAGGAACTGGAGGAGCGGGCCCGCCGCCGCGACATCCTCGTCGACGACGAGACGCTCTTCGACTTCTACGACCAGCGGATCCCGGCGGACGTCGTCTCCGGGCGCCACTTCGACTCCTGGTGGAAGAAGGCCAGGCAGGAGTCGCCCGACCTGCTGAGCTTCGAGAAATCGATGCTGATCAGCGAGTCGGCGGGCGACGTCAGCCACCGCGACTACCCCGACGTGTGGCGGCAGGGCGGCCTGCGCTTCCCGCTGACGTACCAGTTCGAACCCGGCACCGACGCCGACGGTGTCACCGCGCACATCCCGCTCTCGCTGCTCAACCAGGTCAACGTCGAGGGCTTCGACTGGCAGATCCCCGGCCTGCGTGAGGAACTGCTCACCGCGCTGATCCGCAGCCTGCCCAAGAACATCCGGCGCAACTTCGTGCCCGCCCCCAACTTCGCCAAGCAGGTCCTCCAGCGGGCCCAGCCCACCCAGGAGCCGCTGCTGGCGGTGCTGGAGCGTGAGCTGCTCAACCTCACCGGCGTCCAGGTGCCGCGCGAGGCGTGGCAGCCCGACCTGGTCCCCGACCACCTGAAGATCACCTTCCGGGTCGTCGACGGACGCAAGCACAAGCTGGCCGAGAGCAAGGACCTGGCCGAGCTCAAACGGCGGCTCGCCCCCAAGCTCCGCCAGACCCTCTCCCGGGCCGCCGACGGGCTGGAGAGGTCCGGCCTCACCTCGTGGAGTCTGGGGGAGCTGCCCAAGACGTTCGAGCAGCGCCGGATGAAGGCGTACCCGGCTCTCGTCGACGAGGGGTCCTCGGTGGCCGTGCGGATGTACGAGACCGAGGCGGAGCAGCGCCGGGCCATGTGGGAGGGCACCCGCAGGCTGCTGCTGCTCAACATCCCGTCCCCGGCCAAGTGGGTGCTCGGCCGCCTGGGCAACCAGTCGAAGCTCGCGCTGAGCCGCAGCCCGCACGCCGGGGCCGTCGCCCTGTTCGACGACTGCATCGCCTGCGCCGCCGACAAGCTCATCACCGACTACGGCGGGCCGGTCTGGGACGGCCCCGCCTTCACCGCCCTGCACGACAAGGTCCGTGCCGAGCTGTTCGACACCACCGCGGAGGTGGTCTCCCGGGTCGAGGACATCCTCAAGGTCTGGCACACCGTCTCGACCCTGCTGGCCGACGCGCGCTCCACCCCCGCGATCGAGGACGTCCGCGACCAGGTCGGCAACCTCGTCTACCCGGGGTTCGTCACCGAGACCGGTCACCGGCGCCTGCCCGACCTGCTCCGCTACCTCAAGGGGGTCGAACGGCGGCTGGAGAAGATCGCCGACGACCCGTTCCGCGACGGGGAGCGGATGCGCACGATCCACGACATCGAGGACGACTATCACGAGCTGGTCGAGAAACTCCCCCCGGCCCGGCGCTCCGGCGACGACGTCAAGGAGATCCGCTGGATGATCGAGGAGCTCAGGGTCAGCTTCTTCGCCCAGACCCTCGGCACCCCGTACTCGATCTCCGAGAAGCGCATCCGCAAGGCCATGGAGCGGCTCTGAGCCCGTCGGGGCTTCACCGGGCAGGCGAACCTACAGGAAGATCGAGGTGTCCAGGTCGAAGTCGACGGGGGAGGGAAGGCGGAGGGGCTTGCCCGCCTCGGTCCGGGTCGTGGTCCGGTACTCGCCGTCCTCGGGGTCGCTGAAGACGGTCACGGCCGCTGGGGAGGCGACGGGGTCGATCAGGAGCATGACCGGGATGCGGCACCCCGCGTAGAGCCTGGGCTTGGTGACGCGGTCCATCTCCTGGCTGCCGGGTGAGACGACCTCGGCCACCATGATCAACGCGGAGGAGAGGATCTCCCGGTCGCCCCAGAGCGGGGCGTTCAGGGGGAGCAGGCAGTAGTCGGGGACCACGGTGTCGCGTGGCCCCTCGATGCAGATGTCGACATTTCCGGTAAAGCTTTCCCAGCCATTCTCCTCCAGGAGGGGAAGCAGGGCGAAGGCAAGGCGCATGGCCACGCGGCCGTGCTGGGGAAGGCCTGAAGGACTCACTATGAGGTTCCCGTCGATGATCTCGGCGCGAAGGCGCGGGTTGGGGGGGAGGGACTCGAAGATCTCTCTCGGTGTGCGCGGTAGCGAGCGGTCGTCTGCGGCGGTGTGCTGAGCGGAGCGTTCTGGCGCTGTCATCACCATCGACCCGTGTCCCTTCGTGTCCACGTAAGTACTCTCAGTGTTCCACGGGGTTCCACTGTTCGACGCGGAAATGCGCGGTGGTTATGGATCACCGCCGGAGGCCGGTGGCTCCCCCGTCATGCGGTGGCGCGTCACCCCGCGTGGCACCGCTCCGCGTGACGCCGCCCCGCGTGATGCCGTCCCGGGGGTGCCGGACTACGATCGGTGGGCTCGCACTCGGGGTGTGGAGGGGGAGGGAAGCGTGGTCCGGACGCTGGTGTTCGACGTGGGCGAGACGCTGATCGACGAGACGCGGATCTGGTCGCGCTGGGCCGACCGGCTGGGCGTCCCCCGGTTCACCATGCTCGGCGTCCTCGGCGGCATGGCGGCCCTCGGTCAGTCGTTCGAGGAGGCGTTCCAGCTGCTCAGGCCCGGTTTCGACGTCGAGGCGGAGCAGGAGGCGTGGAAGCGCGACGATCCGGACGGGCTCCGGGTGAACTTCGACGCCGACGATCTCTACCCGGACGTGCGGCCCTGCCTGGCCGCGCTGCGGGACCTCGGCTACGAGCTGGTCATCGCGGGCAACCAGCCGCCGCAGGCCTACGACGCGCTCGCCGCGATGGACCTGCCCGTCGACGCGATCCACACCTCGGACGGCTGGGGGGTGGCCAAGCCCGCCCCCGCGTTCTTCGCCAGGGTCGTCGAGGTGACGGGGCGGGAACCCGGCGACATCCTCTACGTGGGCGACCGGCTCGACAACGACGTCCTTCCCGCGCGCGCGGCGGGCATGCGCACCGCTCTGATCCGCCGGGGTCCCTGGGGGTACCTCCACGCGCTCCGGCCCGAGGCCGCCGGCGCCGACCACGTCGTCGACGGTCTCGACGACCTGGTGTCCGTTCTCGGCGTCACGAAGGTCTGACCGGCCCGATCCGGCGGTCCGCCGAAGCGGTCCGGGCGTTCCAAGCCGGCGGCCGCCGTCACCGGGGCGGGCTCTTCCCTCTCCGGTGACGGCCTGCTCATCCCTCCGGCGGCGCCTGCGTGATCGCTGTCGCGGCGAAGCCGCGCCGGCCGTCGCCACCAGGAGCGATGACGCGTCAACGGCCCCTCCGAAAACGGGGTTCCTAGCACGCCGCAAGCCGCCGGTTCCCCGGCCCCTAGAGAATCCTGGCAGGTCGCTAGAGGTTGCGTTGATTCTGTGTGCGGATCGAGATCACGCCGGAAAACCTCCTGCGGATCACGGTTCCAGGTGTGGGCCGTCCCGAAGG contains:
- the hrpA gene encoding ATP-dependent RNA helicase HrpA; amino-acid sequence: MGTPPLTSPLADLHARLPDLTVRDERRLRRRLDGARKVRNRAAQQKIATEIASDIERAEQRVAARRAGVPAISYPEALPVSQRKDDILEAIRDNQVVIVAGETGSGKTTQLPKICLELGRGVRGLIGHTQPRRIAARTVAERVAEELDTPLGDAVGYKVRFTDQVSDGTLVKVMTDGILLAELQNDRDLAQYDTLIIDEAHERSLNIDFILGYLKQLLPRRPDLKVVITSATIDPERFSEHFGGAPIVEVSGRTYPVEVRYRPVAEDDDQIQAISDAVDELCAEGPGDILVFLSGEREIRDTADALSKRKDAEILPLYARLSAAEQHRVFQRHTGRRVVLATNVAETSLTVPGIKYVIDPGFARISRYSHRTKVQRLPIEAISQASANQRKGRCGRVSEGVCIRLYEEDDFLTRPEFTDPEILRTNLASVILQMTSIGLGDVGAFPFVEPPDQRQVKDGYDLLQELGAFDQARQMTPLGRKLAGLPVDPRLARMVLEADHNGCVREVMVIAAALSIQDPRERPVDKQQAADEKHRRFADKESDFLSYLNLWNYLQEQQKELSSSAFRRLCKAEFLNYLRVREWQDVYSQLRQMSKSLGVTLNSVPGDEQKIHASLLSGLLSHIGVKDIDRKTTNDGPRRPVTEYIGARNARFAIFPGSALAKKQPLWVMSAELVETSRLWARVNAKIEPEWVEPLAQHLVKRTYSEPHWERKQGAVMGYEKVTLYGVPIVVQRKVNYGRIDPELSRELFIRHALVEGDWETHHAFFKENRRLLEEVEELEERARRRDILVDDETLFDFYDQRIPADVVSGRHFDSWWKKARQESPDLLSFEKSMLISESAGDVSHRDYPDVWRQGGLRFPLTYQFEPGTDADGVTAHIPLSLLNQVNVEGFDWQIPGLREELLTALIRSLPKNIRRNFVPAPNFAKQVLQRAQPTQEPLLAVLERELLNLTGVQVPREAWQPDLVPDHLKITFRVVDGRKHKLAESKDLAELKRRLAPKLRQTLSRAADGLERSGLTSWSLGELPKTFEQRRMKAYPALVDEGSSVAVRMYETEAEQRRAMWEGTRRLLLLNIPSPAKWVLGRLGNQSKLALSRSPHAGAVALFDDCIACAADKLITDYGGPVWDGPAFTALHDKVRAELFDTTAEVVSRVEDILKVWHTVSTLLADARSTPAIEDVRDQVGNLVYPGFVTETGHRRLPDLLRYLKGVERRLEKIADDPFRDGERMRTIHDIEDDYHELVEKLPPARRSGDDVKEIRWMIEELRVSFFAQTLGTPYSISEKRIRKAMERL
- a CDS encoding Uma2 family endonuclease; this translates as MVMTAPERSAQHTAADDRSLPRTPREIFESLPPNPRLRAEIIDGNLIVSPSGLPQHGRVAMRLAFALLPLLEENGWESFTGNVDICIEGPRDTVVPDYCLLPLNAPLWGDREILSSALIMVAEVVSPGSQEMDRVTKPRLYAGCRIPVMLLIDPVASPAAVTVFSDPEDGEYRTTTRTEAGKPLRLPSPVDFDLDTSIFL
- a CDS encoding HAD family hydrolase, which encodes MVRTLVFDVGETLIDETRIWSRWADRLGVPRFTMLGVLGGMAALGQSFEEAFQLLRPGFDVEAEQEAWKRDDPDGLRVNFDADDLYPDVRPCLAALRDLGYELVIAGNQPPQAYDALAAMDLPVDAIHTSDGWGVAKPAPAFFARVVEVTGREPGDILYVGDRLDNDVLPARAAGMRTALIRRGPWGYLHALRPEAAGADHVVDGLDDLVSVLGVTKV